A window of Fictibacillus halophilus contains these coding sequences:
- the recG gene encoding ATP-dependent DNA helicase RecG, which produces MLNQSITTVNGIGEKKAEELTSMGIHSVEDLLEYLPYRYEDYQKKDLAEIAHDEKATIEGKVHSEPSLRYFPKKKSRLTFRMLIGKYLITATIFNRPFLKNQIALGQTLTVTGKWDRNKMTLTVSDVHFGTFSDDHKIEPVYSVKGSLYGKTMRKIIDSAFRQFSGQIEDPLPEEIRESYRLPDRESALKMMHFPEDFKALKAGRRRLAYEELLYFQLKMQIFRKWNRQQSKGAALQFDRNQVDTFIRSLPFQLTEAQLRVVEEILRDLSDSSRMNRLLQGDVGSGKTVVAAVALYAAVTANRQGALMVPTEILAEQHFQSLKELFAPFGITVALLTSSVKGKKRNETLNLLQQGEIQIMVGTHALIQEEVNFNSLGLVITDEQHRFGVNQRRVLREKGESPDVLFMTATPIPRTLAISAFGDMDVSTIDVMPAGRKPIITHWAKHGMLERVLDFIRKEIESGRQAYVICPLIEESEKIDVQNAIDVHAQLSAYFHTYQVGLMHGRLHSTEKDEVMRKFAANVCQILVSTTVVEVGVNVPNATIMVIYDAERFGLSQLHQLRGRVGRGSEQSYCVLIADPKSEEGQERMRIMTETTNGFELSEKDLELRGPGDFFGNKQSGVPNFKVADLVHDYRILETARNDAARLVQSEEFWRDETYRLIREVLTRQGVLDKERLD; this is translated from the coding sequence ATGCTGAATCAATCTATAACAACTGTAAATGGCATTGGAGAGAAAAAAGCTGAAGAGCTAACTAGCATGGGTATTCATTCAGTAGAAGATCTTTTAGAATATTTACCTTATCGATATGAAGATTACCAAAAGAAAGATCTCGCAGAGATTGCACATGATGAAAAAGCAACGATTGAAGGGAAGGTTCATTCTGAACCTTCTCTGCGTTATTTTCCAAAGAAAAAATCGCGTCTAACATTTAGAATGTTGATCGGTAAATATTTGATTACGGCTACGATCTTCAATCGGCCTTTCTTAAAGAATCAGATTGCTTTAGGTCAGACGCTTACGGTAACAGGTAAATGGGATCGGAATAAAATGACGTTAACTGTCAGTGATGTTCACTTTGGTACATTCAGTGATGACCATAAAATTGAACCGGTCTATTCGGTCAAAGGCTCTCTTTATGGAAAAACGATGCGTAAAATTATAGATTCAGCATTTCGGCAGTTTTCTGGACAGATCGAGGATCCTCTTCCCGAAGAGATTCGTGAATCCTATCGACTACCAGATCGAGAGTCAGCTCTTAAGATGATGCATTTCCCTGAAGATTTTAAAGCGTTAAAAGCTGGAAGAAGAAGACTGGCGTATGAAGAGTTGTTGTATTTTCAACTAAAGATGCAGATCTTTAGAAAATGGAACAGACAGCAATCTAAAGGAGCAGCTTTGCAGTTTGATCGAAACCAAGTAGACACGTTTATTCGTTCTTTACCGTTTCAGTTAACGGAAGCGCAGCTGAGGGTAGTCGAAGAAATACTAAGAGATCTATCAGATTCTAGCCGAATGAACAGGCTGCTTCAAGGTGATGTTGGTTCTGGTAAAACAGTAGTTGCGGCTGTAGCTTTATATGCAGCAGTTACGGCTAACCGACAAGGAGCGTTGATGGTTCCAACAGAAATCCTTGCTGAACAGCATTTCCAATCGTTGAAAGAGCTTTTTGCTCCTTTCGGAATAACGGTAGCCCTTTTAACGTCTTCCGTTAAAGGGAAAAAGCGAAATGAAACATTGAACCTTTTACAGCAAGGTGAGATTCAGATCATGGTTGGTACACACGCGCTTATTCAAGAAGAAGTGAATTTTAATAGTCTCGGTCTGGTAATTACAGATGAGCAGCATCGGTTTGGTGTTAACCAAAGAAGGGTGTTAAGGGAAAAGGGGGAGAGTCCGGATGTTCTTTTTATGACGGCGACTCCTATCCCACGAACACTTGCAATATCCGCGTTTGGAGACATGGATGTTTCAACAATTGATGTGATGCCAGCAGGAAGAAAACCAATCATCACTCATTGGGCTAAACACGGAATGCTTGAACGTGTTCTTGATTTTATTAGAAAAGAAATCGAATCTGGCAGACAAGCTTATGTAATCTGTCCATTAATCGAAGAATCAGAAAAAATAGATGTGCAGAATGCTATAGACGTTCATGCTCAACTAAGTGCTTACTTCCATACCTACCAAGTAGGTCTCATGCACGGAAGACTGCATTCCACTGAAAAAGATGAAGTGATGAGAAAGTTTGCAGCGAATGTTTGTCAGATCCTTGTCTCTACGACGGTTGTAGAGGTCGGGGTGAATGTTCCAAACGCTACCATCATGGTCATATATGACGCTGAAAGATTCGGACTTTCTCAACTTCATCAGTTAAGAGGACGAGTGGGTCGTGGCAGCGAACAATCCTATTGTGTCCTTATCGCAGATCCGAAATCTGAGGAAGGTCAAGAACGGATGAGGATTATGACGGAAACAACAAATGGGTTTGAGCTTTCAGAAAAAGATCTTGAGCTTCGTGGGCCAGGTGATTTTTTCGGTAATAAGCAAAGCGGTGTTCCGAACTTTAAAGTAGCGGACCTCGTTCATGATTATCGAATTTTAGAAACGGCTAGAAACGATGCGGCTAGACTCGTTCAATCAGAAGAGTTCTGGAGAGATGAAACGTATCGATTGATCCGAGAAGTTTTAACAAGGCAAGGTGTGCTCGACAAAGAAAGACTAGATTAA
- the fapR gene encoding transcription factor FapR, translating into MKKSKKERQELLKETIKLTPFITDEELAEKFSVSVQTIRLDRLELSIPELRERIKSVAETKLDDVKALPLEEVIGEIIDLQLDESAISILDIKEEHVFSRNKIARGHHVFAQANSLAVAIINDELALTAKANIRFSRPVRVGERVVAKAKVKETGQERTIVEVISYVENEPVFKGEFTMYRSAQDPKEGS; encoded by the coding sequence ATGAAAAAATCAAAAAAAGAGAGACAAGAGCTGTTAAAGGAAACGATTAAGTTAACCCCTTTTATAACAGATGAAGAATTGGCAGAAAAGTTCAGTGTTAGTGTTCAGACGATTAGGCTTGACCGTTTGGAACTTTCCATTCCAGAGCTAAGAGAAAGAATAAAGTCTGTTGCTGAAACAAAACTGGATGATGTAAAAGCGCTGCCGCTTGAAGAGGTCATCGGAGAAATCATTGACCTTCAGTTAGATGAATCAGCTATTTCTATATTAGACATAAAAGAAGAACATGTTTTTTCTCGTAATAAAATCGCAAGAGGCCATCACGTATTTGCTCAGGCGAACTCGCTCGCGGTGGCGATTATTAATGATGAACTGGCTTTAACAGCAAAAGCGAATATTCGGTTTTCTCGTCCTGTTAGAGTAGGTGAGAGAGTGGTTGCAAAAGCAAAAGTAAAAGAAACGGGTCAAGAGCGAACCATTGTAGAAGTTATCAGTTATGTAGAGAATGAGCCTGTTTTTAAAGGTGAATTTACAATGTATAGATCTGCACAAGATCCAAAGGAAGGAAGTTAA
- the plsX gene encoding phosphate acyltransferase PlsX has protein sequence MNIAIDAMGGDNAPEEIVKGAMLAKEQYPELSITLVGDQNQIVKHLPEKHAFTIIHTDEVIETSEEPVRAVRRKKNASMVIAANEVKSGNADAYISAGNTGALMASGLFYVGRIKGIDRPALAPTLPTLNGDGFLFLDVGANMDAKPEHLLQYALMGSVYWKEVRGVAKPRVGLLNVGTESEKGNALTKAAFPLLQEADINFVGNVEARDLLMGAADVVVCDGFAGNLVLKSIEGTAMGMFSMIKEQLTSSLTSKLAAGVLKPKLRGIKDKLDYTEYGGAGLFGLAAPVIKAHGSSNANAMLNAIKQTKSMIEKNVVPTIQNHVQSQDNKEE, from the coding sequence ATGAATATCGCAATAGATGCAATGGGTGGCGACAATGCACCAGAAGAGATCGTTAAAGGTGCAATGCTAGCTAAAGAGCAATATCCAGAGCTTTCAATTACGTTAGTTGGAGATCAGAATCAAATCGTGAAACATTTGCCTGAAAAGCACGCGTTTACAATCATTCACACGGATGAAGTAATTGAAACATCAGAAGAACCAGTTCGAGCTGTTCGCCGTAAAAAGAATGCTTCGATGGTAATAGCGGCAAATGAAGTGAAATCAGGAAACGCTGATGCTTACATTTCTGCTGGAAATACGGGTGCTTTGATGGCGAGTGGGTTGTTTTATGTTGGCCGTATCAAAGGCATTGATCGTCCAGCCCTTGCTCCGACACTTCCAACTTTGAATGGAGACGGATTTTTGTTCTTAGATGTAGGTGCCAACATGGATGCAAAACCAGAGCACCTCTTGCAATATGCATTGATGGGTTCTGTGTATTGGAAAGAAGTTAGAGGTGTTGCAAAGCCGCGAGTAGGATTGTTAAACGTTGGAACAGAAAGTGAAAAAGGGAACGCTCTAACGAAAGCTGCATTTCCTCTCTTACAAGAAGCAGATATCAATTTTGTTGGTAATGTGGAAGCGAGAGATCTTTTAATGGGAGCGGCCGACGTAGTGGTGTGTGATGGATTTGCTGGAAATTTAGTACTTAAATCTATTGAAGGTACTGCCATGGGCATGTTTTCGATGATCAAGGAACAGCTAACATCAAGTTTAACTTCAAAGCTTGCAGCAGGTGTCTTAAAACCTAAATTAAGAGGCATTAAAGATAAATTGGATTATACAGAGTACGGTGGAGCTGGTTTGTTCGGACTAGCAGCACCTGTGATCAAAGCGCATGGTTCTTCAAATGCGAATGCAATGTTGAACGCAATCAAACAAACCAAAAGCATGATAGAGAAGAACGTGGTACCTACGATCCAAAATCATGTACAATCCCAAGATAACAAGGAGGAGTAA